In one Hyphomicrobium sp. 99 genomic region, the following are encoded:
- a CDS encoding cytochrome c biogenesis CcdA family protein — protein MLADAQIYFGVALAGLASFLSPCVLPLVPPYLGYIGGTTLDQLTGEERIDRGVWVRVVISAVFFVLGFTTVFVSLGAGASTIGQVLLSYRAILGTLAGLVIIAFGLHFLGIFRIHLFYKEARYSAAAMEASFASSYVMGLAFAFGWTPCIGPVLATVLTLAASASSLWTGVSLLLVYSLGLGIPFVLAAVAIRPFLGFMKRFKRHFETLEKFMGLLLVVTGLLFVFGAQNWFSQWMIENFPALGRIESYVTPSNLGSEILKKGMP, from the coding sequence ATGCTGGCAGATGCTCAAATCTACTTCGGCGTCGCCTTAGCGGGCCTCGCCAGCTTCCTTTCACCGTGCGTGTTGCCGCTCGTGCCACCCTATCTTGGCTATATCGGCGGAACGACGCTCGATCAGCTCACGGGTGAGGAGCGGATCGATCGGGGCGTTTGGGTGCGCGTCGTCATTTCCGCGGTCTTTTTCGTGTTGGGCTTCACGACCGTGTTCGTCAGCCTTGGAGCCGGAGCCAGCACGATCGGGCAGGTGCTGCTTTCCTATCGCGCCATTCTCGGAACACTCGCCGGCCTCGTCATCATTGCCTTCGGTCTGCATTTCCTCGGCATTTTCCGCATCCATCTTTTCTACAAGGAAGCGCGGTACTCGGCAGCCGCAATGGAAGCGAGCTTTGCCAGCTCCTACGTGATGGGGCTGGCGTTCGCGTTCGGGTGGACGCCTTGCATCGGGCCGGTGCTCGCCACCGTGCTGACGCTCGCGGCGAGTGCATCGAGCCTCTGGACAGGGGTCAGTCTTCTCCTCGTCTATTCGCTCGGGCTCGGCATTCCGTTCGTGCTCGCGGCGGTGGCTATCAGACCGTTCCTTGGCTTCATGAAGCGGTTCAAACGTCATTTCGAAACGCTCGAAAAGTTCATGGGCCTCTTGCTCGTCGTGACAGGTCTTCTGTTCGTTTTCGGCGCTCAGAACTGGTTCAGCCAGTGGATGATCGAAAATTTTCCGGCGCTGGGCCGTATCGAATCCTACGTCACGCCTTCTAATCTCGGATCCGAGATCTTGAAGAAGGGCATGCCCTAA